Proteins co-encoded in one Quercus robur chromosome 8, dhQueRobu3.1, whole genome shotgun sequence genomic window:
- the LOC126695359 gene encoding glutamate receptor 3.7 gives MKHSVILLPLVVLIWVFLNGSVYCQGPAVVNIGAIFTFNSVIGRAAKVAMETAVFDVNADPKILNGTELKLISEDANCSAFLGSVGAFQVLEKGVVAIIGPQSSAIAHMISEIANGLRVPLVSFAATDPNLSASQFPFFIRSTQSDSYQMAAVAELVDFYEWKEVIAIFVDDDYGRSGIAYLDDELEKKQLKIAYKLPLPIQLDPGNITDMLNKSKLLGPRVYVVHVGPDPSLRIFSIAQQLEMITTNYVWLATDWLSTTLDSFSQMNKTSLRILQGVVGLRQHIPESSQKRAFVSRWRKFLLEGLARSELNTYGFQAYDTVWTAAYSIDKFLKKQRNITFSSSDKLQKFISTKMQMRTLKVFDHGSLLHDILLKTNFTGLSGQVQFNQDSRNIVSGGYDVINIDNMAIHTVGYWSNSSGFSILPQENPQMDQKNYSRPNQKLKNVTWPGGKTERPRGWVIADNGRPLRIGVPFRASFVEFATKVNNSDDMQGYCIDVFKEALKLVPYDVPYKLEPFGDGHSNPSYDGIVKMVQNGSFDAAVGDIAIVTNRTRIVDFSQPYATTGLVIVAPIHNSKSSAWVFLKPFTVEMWCVTAASFVMIAVVIWILEHRVNNDFRGPPKKQLVTMFLFSFSTLFKTNQESTESSLGKMVMVVWLFLLMVITASYTASLTSILTVQQLSSPITGIDSLIASNWPIGYQVGSFAYSYLADNLYIARSRLIELGSPEEYENALRKGPKGGGVGAIIDELPYVDLFLSKQTEFGIIGQPFTKSGWGFAFKRDSQLAVDISTAILKLSESGELQKIHEKWFCKMGCPGERRQNSEPNQLHMISFWGLYLLCGVFTIGALLVFLLQMVRQFVRYKRQQKRSDPPSPISSKPHCSQVIYNFFDFIDEKEEAIKKIFTQSDNPPGPVS, from the exons ATGAAACACTCTGTGATTCTTCTGCCACTAGTAGTTCTGATTTGGGTATTCCTTAATGGCTCTGTGTACTGCCAAGGTCCTGCTGTTGTGAACATTGGTGCAATTTTTACTTTCAATTCGGTTATTGGTAGAGCAGCCAAGGTGGCCATGGAAACAGCAGTCTTTGATGTCAATGCGGATCCAAAAATTCTCAACGGGACAGAGCTGAAGTTGATCTCGGAGGATGCAAATTGTAGTGCCTTCTTGGGGTCCGTTGGAG CTTTTCAGGTACTTGAGAAAGGAGTAGTGGCCATAATTGGTCCACAGTCCTCTGCTATAGCTCATATGATTTCTGAGATTGCTAATGGTCTCCGAGTGCCTCTTGTCTCATTTGCTGCCACTGATCCAAATCTTTCTGCCAGCCAATTCCCATTCTTTATTCGAAGTACACAAAGCGATTCCTACCAAATGGCTGCTGTGGCTGAATTAGTTGACTTCTACGAATGGAAAGAAGTCATTGCCATCTTTGTCGATGATGATTATGGAAGGAGCGGGATAGCTTATTTAGATGATGAACTTGAGAAGAAACAATTGAAGATTGCTTATAAATTACCTTTGCCAATCCAGTTAGATCCAGGCAACATCACCGATATGCTCAACAAATCAAAATTGCTCGGTCCTCGTGTCTATGTTGTTCATGTTGGTCCTGACCCCAGTTTGAGAATCTTCTCCATAGCTCAGCAACTTGAAATGATAACCACCAACTATGTCTGGCTTGCGACAGATTGGCTTTCTACTACCTTAGATTCATTCTCTCAAATGAATAAAACTTCACTCCGTATCCTCCAAGGGGTAGTGGGGCTTCGTCAACATATTCCAGAGTCCAGCCAGAAGAGGGCTTTTGTGTCTAGATGGAGAAAATTTCTACTAGAGGGTTTAGCACGTTCTGAGTTGAATACCTATGGATTCCAGGCTTATGACACAGTGTGGACAGCTGCATATTCAATTGATAAGTTTCTGAAAAAACAACGAAATATCACATTCTCTTCCAGTGATAAGTtgcaaaaatttatttcaactAAAATGCAGATGAGGACGCTCAAAGTCTTTGATCATGGATCTCTTCTGCATGATATATTATTGAAGACAAACTTCACTGGTTTAAGTGGTCAAGTCCAATTCAATCAAGATAGTAGGAACATTGTGAGTGGTGGTTATGATGTCATTAATATCGACAATATGGCAATTCATACAGTTGGTTATTGGTCTAATTCTTCAGGCTTTTCAATTTTACCCCAAGAAAATCCCCAAATGGATCAAAAGAATTATTCCCGCCCAAATCAGAAGCTTAAAAATGTTACTTGGCCCGGTGGAAAGACAGAAAGGCCGCGTGGCTGGGTAATTGCAGACAATGGAAGACCATTGAGGATTGGAGTCCCATTTAGAGCAAGTTTTGTTGAATTTGCTACTAAAGTCAACAACAGCGATGACATGCAAGGATACTGTATTGATGTGTTCAAGGAAGCACTAAAATTAGTGCCTTATGATGTTCCTTACAAATTGGAGCCTTTTGGGGATGGCCACTCCAATCCCAGTTATGATGGGATTGTAAAGATGGTACAAAACGGG TCGTTTGATGCAGCTGTCGGGGACATTGCAATTGTGACAAACAGGACAAGGATTGTGGATTTTTCACAGCCTTATGCTACTACTGGTCTTGTCATAGTGGCTCCTATCCACAATTCAAAATCAAGTGCTTGGGTGTTTCTTAAACCTTTTACAGTAGAGATGTGGTGCGTTACTGCAGCTTCTTTTGTAATGATTGCAGTAGTTATTTGGATTCTTGAGCATCGAGTCAATAACGATTTCCGGGGCCCCCCTAAGAAGCAGCTTGTTACAATGTTTCT GTTCAGCTTCTCAACATTGTTCAAGACAAATC AGGAAAGTACAGAAAGCTCACTTGGAAAGATGGTGATGGTGGTGTGGCTTTTCCTATTGATGGTCATCACAGCAAGCTATACAGCAAGCTTGACTTCAATTCTCACGGTTCAGCAGCTTTCATCACCCATCACAGGAATTGATAGCTTGATTGCAAGTAATTGGCCTATTGGGTATCAAGTAGGTTCATTTGCTTATAGCTATCTGGCAGACAATCTTTACATAGCTAGGTCAAGACTCATTGAACTAGGCTCCCCAGAGGAGTATGAGAATGCACTCCGAAAAGGGCCAAAAGGTGGAGGGGTGGGAGCTATTATAGATGAGCTTCCATATGTGGACTTGTTTCTATCAAAGCAAACTGAATTTGGGATTATTGGGCAGCCATTTACCAAGAGTGGATGGGGATTT GCTTTCAAGAGAGATTCCCAGCTTGCTGTTGACATTTCTACTGCAATCTTGAAACTTTCTGAGAGTGGAGAGCTTCAGAAGATCCATGAGAAGTGGTTCTGTAAGATGGGTTGTCCTGGAGAGAGGAGACAGAACTCTGAACCTAACCAACTCCACATGATCAGCTTTTGGGGTCTCTATTTATTGTGTGGTGTCTTCACTATTGGTGCCCTTCTTGTGTTTCTGCTCCAAATGGTTCGCCAGTTTGTGCGGTACAAACGACAGCAGAAGAGGTCTGATCCTCCGTCGCCTATCTCGTCAAAGCCTCACTGTTCTCAGGTCATTTACAACTTTTTTGACTTCATTGATGAGAAGGAAGAAGctatcaagaaaatatttacTCAATCTGACAATCCTCCAGGTCCCGTTAGCTAA
- the LOC126695360 gene encoding glutamate receptor 3.4-like isoform X1, which yields MKRTLFLVIFCMWVPMNVLGRTGNTSVSSSAKPNVVNIGALFTLNSVIGRSARPAIIAAVEDVNSDSGVLPETKLNLILHDTNCSGFLGTVEALQLMEDDVVVAIGPQSSGIAHVVSHVVNELHVPLLSFAATDPSLAALQYPYFLRTTQSDYFQMYAIADLVEYYGWREVIAIFVDDDYGRSGISILGDALSKKRAKISYKAPFTPKAPNTTINDLLVKVNLMESRVYVVHVNPDTGLNIFSEAKSLGMMTSSYVWIATDWLPSNLDSSEPVDTDTMNLLQGVIALRHHTPDTDLKKKFMSRWSGLKNKSSASFNSYALYAYDSVWLAARALDAYLKEGGTISFSNDPRLHDTNGSSLHLTSLRIFDGGQQFLQTILGTNFTGVSGRIQFDIDKNLVDPAYDILNIGGTGSRRIGYWSNYSQLSIISPEILHSKTANTSTSNQHLYSVIWPGETTATPRGWVFPNNGKPLRIAVPNRVIYKEFVAKDSGPSGVKGYCIDVFEAAINLLPYAVPRTYILYGDGKRNPVYDDLVNSVAANKFDAAVGDITIVTNRTKIVDFTQPYMESGLVVVAPVKELKSSPWAFLKPFTVEMWCVTGGFFLLVGAVVWILEHRINHEFRGPPSQQLITIFWFSFSTMFFSHRENTVSTLGRLVLIIWLFVVLIINSSYTASLTSILTVQQLTSRIGGIDTLISSTEPIGIQDGSFAWNYLIDELNIAASRLVKLKSHAEYAIALQRGPNGGGVAAIVDELPYIELFLSSTNCKFRTVGSEFTKSGWGFAFQRDSPLAVDLSTAILQLSENGDLQKIHNKWLTRSECSMQISQVDSNQLSLMSFWGLFLICGIACFIALTIFFCRVICQYRRFSPEAVEGDVEIDPPRSRRTMRTSSFKDLMGFVDRREAEIKEILKQKSSDKKRQASHSSDGQSNSPS from the exons ATGAAAAGGACActatttttagtgattttttgtATGTGGGTGCCTATGAATGTATTGGGTAGGACTGGGAATACCAGCGTTTCTTCTTCTGCAAAACCGAATGTTGTGAATATTGGAGCTCTATTTACATTAAATTCGGTTATCGGAAGGTCAGCAAGACCAGCGATTATTGCTGCAGTCGAAGATGTCAATTCTGATTCAGGTGTTCTTCCAGAAACAAAATTGAACCTCATATTACACGATACGAATTGCAGTGGATTTCTTGGAACTGTGGAAG CTTTGCAGCTGATGGAAGACGATGTGGTTGTTGCAATTGGGCCACAATCCTCCGGTATAGCTCATGTCGTCTCCCATGTTGTTAATGAACTCCATGTGCCACTTCTGTCATTTGCAGCAACAGACCCCAGTCTTGCTGCACTGCAATACCCATATTTCCTCCGCACTACACAGAGTGACTATTTCCAAATGTATGCAATTGCTGATTTGGTTGAATATTATGGCTGGAGGGAGGTAATTGCCATCTTTGTAGATGATGATTATGGAAGAAGTGGAATTTCAATATTGGGTGATGCCCTGTCAAAAAAACGAGCCAAGATCTCTTACAAAGCTCCATTCACTCCTAAAGCCCCCAATACTACAATTAACGACTTGTTGGTTAAAGTAAACCTCATGGAATCTCGTGTGTATGTCGTGCACGTAAATCCTGACACTGGTTTGAATATATTTTCTGAGGCTAAATCACTTGGGATGATGACCAGTAGCTACGTTTGGATTGCAACAGATTGGCTTCCTTCCAACCTGGATTCATCAGAACCAGTTGACACTGACACAATGAATCTCTTACAAGGGGTCATTGCTCTTCGCCATCACACCCCAGATActgatcttaaaaaaaaatttatgtctaGATGGAGCGgcctaaaaaataaatctagtGCAAGCTTCAATTCTTATGCTCTCTATGCATATGATTCTGTTTGGTTAGCAGCCCGTGCTCTTGATGCTTATTTGAAAGAAGGTGGAACTATATCTTTCTCTAACGATCCAAGGTTGCATGACACAAATGGAAGCTCACTGCATTTAACGTCACTCCGTATTTTTGATGGAGGCCAACAATTTCTCCAGACAATTTTAGGGACGAACTTCACTGGTGTAAGTGGTCGGATTCAATTTGATATAGACAAAAATTTAGTTGATCCAGCATATGATATTCTGAACATTGGTGGGACTGGATCTCGTAGGATTGGTTATTGGTCAAATTATTCTCAGCTCTCAATCATTTCTCCAGAGATCTTACATTCTAAGACCGCGAATACTTCCACCAGTAATCAACATCTCTACAGTGTTATATGGCCTGGTGAAACTACAGCAACACCTCGGGGATGGGTATTCCCTAACAATGGGAAGCCACTGCGAATAGCAGTGCCAAACCGAGTAATTTACAAAGAATTTGTGGCCAAAGACAGTGGCCCTTCAGGGGTGAAAGGTTACTGTATTGATGTCTTTGAAGCTGCTATAAACTTGTTGCCTTATGCTGTCCCACGCACATATATCTTATATGGAGATGGCAAAAGAAATCCTGTTTATGACGATCTTGTGAACTCGGTTGCAGCAAAT AAGTTTGATGCAGCTGTTGGGGACATTACAATTGTTACCAATAGAACAAAGATTGTGGATTTCACTCAGCCTTACATGGAATCAGGACTTGTCGTCGTTGCTCCTGTCAAAGAGTTAAAGTCAAGTCCTTGGGCTTTCCTGAAGCCATTTACTGTTGAAATGTGGTGTGTCACTGGgggcttctttcttcttgttgGAGCTGTTGTTTGGATTCTTGAGCATCGGATTAATCATGAGTTCCGTGGTCCACCAAGTCAACAacttattacaattttttg GTTTAGTTTCTCAACAATGTTTTTCTCACACA GGGAGAACACTGTGAGCACTCTTGGACGATTGGTGCTGATCATATGGCTATTTGTTGTGTTAATAATAAATTCAAGCTACACAGCTAGTTTAACATCAATCCTCACAGTGCAGCAGCTAACATCTCGAATTGGAGGAATTGACACCTTGATATCAAGTACTGAACCAATTGGAATACAAGATGGGTCATTTGCATGGAACTATCTCATTGATGAGCTCAACATAGCAGCAAGCAGGCTTGTTAAGTTGAAAAGCCACGCTGAATATGCTATTGCCCTGCAACGTGGACCAAACGGTGGTGGTGTAGCTGCCATTGTTGATGAGCTTCCTTATATTGAACTCTTCTTGTCCAGCACCAATTGCAAATTCAGGACTGTGGGGTCAGAGTTTACCAAAAGTGGATGGGGATTT GCATTCCAAAGGGACTCTCCTCTTGCAGTTGACTTATCAACTGCCATTCTTCAGCTCTCAGAGAATGGTGATCTTCAAAAGATCCATAATAAATGGCTGACACGTAGTGAGTGCTCAATGCAAATTAGCCAAGTTGATTCAAACCAACTTTCTCTGATGAGCTTCTGGGGCCTGTTCCTTATTTGTGGCATTGCATGCTTCATTGCGCTTACTATATTCTTCTGTAGAGTCATTTGTCAATACCGCAGATTTAGCCCGGAGGCTGTCGAAGGGGATGTTGAGATTGATCCTCCAAGGTCTAGACGCACAATGCGAACATCAAGCTTCAAAGACTTGATGGGGTTTGTAGATAGGAGAGAAGCAGAGATCAAGGAGATTCTTAAGCAGAAGAGCAGTGATAAAAAACGACAAGCTAGCCATAGCTCAGATGGGCAATCCAATTCACCCTCTTAA
- the LOC126695360 gene encoding glutamate receptor 3.4-like isoform X2 codes for MEDDVVVAIGPQSSGIAHVVSHVVNELHVPLLSFAATDPSLAALQYPYFLRTTQSDYFQMYAIADLVEYYGWREVIAIFVDDDYGRSGISILGDALSKKRAKISYKAPFTPKAPNTTINDLLVKVNLMESRVYVVHVNPDTGLNIFSEAKSLGMMTSSYVWIATDWLPSNLDSSEPVDTDTMNLLQGVIALRHHTPDTDLKKKFMSRWSGLKNKSSASFNSYALYAYDSVWLAARALDAYLKEGGTISFSNDPRLHDTNGSSLHLTSLRIFDGGQQFLQTILGTNFTGVSGRIQFDIDKNLVDPAYDILNIGGTGSRRIGYWSNYSQLSIISPEILHSKTANTSTSNQHLYSVIWPGETTATPRGWVFPNNGKPLRIAVPNRVIYKEFVAKDSGPSGVKGYCIDVFEAAINLLPYAVPRTYILYGDGKRNPVYDDLVNSVAANKFDAAVGDITIVTNRTKIVDFTQPYMESGLVVVAPVKELKSSPWAFLKPFTVEMWCVTGGFFLLVGAVVWILEHRINHEFRGPPSQQLITIFWFSFSTMFFSHRENTVSTLGRLVLIIWLFVVLIINSSYTASLTSILTVQQLTSRIGGIDTLISSTEPIGIQDGSFAWNYLIDELNIAASRLVKLKSHAEYAIALQRGPNGGGVAAIVDELPYIELFLSSTNCKFRTVGSEFTKSGWGFAFQRDSPLAVDLSTAILQLSENGDLQKIHNKWLTRSECSMQISQVDSNQLSLMSFWGLFLICGIACFIALTIFFCRVICQYRRFSPEAVEGDVEIDPPRSRRTMRTSSFKDLMGFVDRREAEIKEILKQKSSDKKRQASHSSDGQSNSPS; via the exons ATGGAAGACGATGTGGTTGTTGCAATTGGGCCACAATCCTCCGGTATAGCTCATGTCGTCTCCCATGTTGTTAATGAACTCCATGTGCCACTTCTGTCATTTGCAGCAACAGACCCCAGTCTTGCTGCACTGCAATACCCATATTTCCTCCGCACTACACAGAGTGACTATTTCCAAATGTATGCAATTGCTGATTTGGTTGAATATTATGGCTGGAGGGAGGTAATTGCCATCTTTGTAGATGATGATTATGGAAGAAGTGGAATTTCAATATTGGGTGATGCCCTGTCAAAAAAACGAGCCAAGATCTCTTACAAAGCTCCATTCACTCCTAAAGCCCCCAATACTACAATTAACGACTTGTTGGTTAAAGTAAACCTCATGGAATCTCGTGTGTATGTCGTGCACGTAAATCCTGACACTGGTTTGAATATATTTTCTGAGGCTAAATCACTTGGGATGATGACCAGTAGCTACGTTTGGATTGCAACAGATTGGCTTCCTTCCAACCTGGATTCATCAGAACCAGTTGACACTGACACAATGAATCTCTTACAAGGGGTCATTGCTCTTCGCCATCACACCCCAGATActgatcttaaaaaaaaatttatgtctaGATGGAGCGgcctaaaaaataaatctagtGCAAGCTTCAATTCTTATGCTCTCTATGCATATGATTCTGTTTGGTTAGCAGCCCGTGCTCTTGATGCTTATTTGAAAGAAGGTGGAACTATATCTTTCTCTAACGATCCAAGGTTGCATGACACAAATGGAAGCTCACTGCATTTAACGTCACTCCGTATTTTTGATGGAGGCCAACAATTTCTCCAGACAATTTTAGGGACGAACTTCACTGGTGTAAGTGGTCGGATTCAATTTGATATAGACAAAAATTTAGTTGATCCAGCATATGATATTCTGAACATTGGTGGGACTGGATCTCGTAGGATTGGTTATTGGTCAAATTATTCTCAGCTCTCAATCATTTCTCCAGAGATCTTACATTCTAAGACCGCGAATACTTCCACCAGTAATCAACATCTCTACAGTGTTATATGGCCTGGTGAAACTACAGCAACACCTCGGGGATGGGTATTCCCTAACAATGGGAAGCCACTGCGAATAGCAGTGCCAAACCGAGTAATTTACAAAGAATTTGTGGCCAAAGACAGTGGCCCTTCAGGGGTGAAAGGTTACTGTATTGATGTCTTTGAAGCTGCTATAAACTTGTTGCCTTATGCTGTCCCACGCACATATATCTTATATGGAGATGGCAAAAGAAATCCTGTTTATGACGATCTTGTGAACTCGGTTGCAGCAAAT AAGTTTGATGCAGCTGTTGGGGACATTACAATTGTTACCAATAGAACAAAGATTGTGGATTTCACTCAGCCTTACATGGAATCAGGACTTGTCGTCGTTGCTCCTGTCAAAGAGTTAAAGTCAAGTCCTTGGGCTTTCCTGAAGCCATTTACTGTTGAAATGTGGTGTGTCACTGGgggcttctttcttcttgttgGAGCTGTTGTTTGGATTCTTGAGCATCGGATTAATCATGAGTTCCGTGGTCCACCAAGTCAACAacttattacaattttttg GTTTAGTTTCTCAACAATGTTTTTCTCACACA GGGAGAACACTGTGAGCACTCTTGGACGATTGGTGCTGATCATATGGCTATTTGTTGTGTTAATAATAAATTCAAGCTACACAGCTAGTTTAACATCAATCCTCACAGTGCAGCAGCTAACATCTCGAATTGGAGGAATTGACACCTTGATATCAAGTACTGAACCAATTGGAATACAAGATGGGTCATTTGCATGGAACTATCTCATTGATGAGCTCAACATAGCAGCAAGCAGGCTTGTTAAGTTGAAAAGCCACGCTGAATATGCTATTGCCCTGCAACGTGGACCAAACGGTGGTGGTGTAGCTGCCATTGTTGATGAGCTTCCTTATATTGAACTCTTCTTGTCCAGCACCAATTGCAAATTCAGGACTGTGGGGTCAGAGTTTACCAAAAGTGGATGGGGATTT GCATTCCAAAGGGACTCTCCTCTTGCAGTTGACTTATCAACTGCCATTCTTCAGCTCTCAGAGAATGGTGATCTTCAAAAGATCCATAATAAATGGCTGACACGTAGTGAGTGCTCAATGCAAATTAGCCAAGTTGATTCAAACCAACTTTCTCTGATGAGCTTCTGGGGCCTGTTCCTTATTTGTGGCATTGCATGCTTCATTGCGCTTACTATATTCTTCTGTAGAGTCATTTGTCAATACCGCAGATTTAGCCCGGAGGCTGTCGAAGGGGATGTTGAGATTGATCCTCCAAGGTCTAGACGCACAATGCGAACATCAAGCTTCAAAGACTTGATGGGGTTTGTAGATAGGAGAGAAGCAGAGATCAAGGAGATTCTTAAGCAGAAGAGCAGTGATAAAAAACGACAAGCTAGCCATAGCTCAGATGGGCAATCCAATTCACCCTCTTAA